A window of the Cololabis saira isolate AMF1-May2022 chromosome 19, fColSai1.1, whole genome shotgun sequence genome harbors these coding sequences:
- the kat7b gene encoding histone acetyltransferase KAT7, which translates to MRRTRQRTMAGSGSDGTEDSDSSAEREQTNSSESDGTMPKRQRLTRASTRLSQSSHDTPDLKRAADHDESPPLTPTGNAPSSESELDISSPNASHDESQAKDQANRDSDKDLSLRPKRRRCPETYNFNMKCPTPGCNSLGHLTGKHERHFAVSGCPLYHNLSADECKVKAVSREKQEEDVKAQEESNARHATRHQTPTPKQSRYKEQVVEMRKGRNSGLQKEQKEKHMEHRQAHGNTREPLLENITSEYDLELFRKAQARASEDLEKLRIQGQITEGSNMIKTIVFGRFELDTWYHSPYPEEYARLGRLYVCEFCLKYMKSQTILRRHMAKCVWKHPPGDEVYRKGSTSVFEVDGKKNKIYCQNLCLLAKLFLDHKTLYYDVEPFLFYVMTEADNTGCHLVGYFSKEKNSFLNYNVSCILTMPQYMRQGFGKMLIDFSYLLSKVEEKVGSPERPLSDLGLISYRSYWKEVLLRYMYNFQGKEISIKEISQETAVNPVDIVSTLQSLQMLKYWKGKHLVLKRQDLIDEWKAKEIKRGNSNKTIDPSSLKWTPPKGT; encoded by the exons ATGCGTCGCACCCGCCAG AGAACTATGGCTGGGAGCGGCTCAGATGGAACTGAAGactctgattcctctgctgaaAGGGAACAGACCAACAGTTCAGAAAGTGATGGGACCATGCCTAAGAGACAGCGCCTCACCAGAGCCTCTACTCGCCTTAGCCAGAGCTCTCACG ACACGCCGGACTTGAAGCGAGCTGCGGACCACGATGAATCTCCACCACTGACACCCACAGGAAATGCTCCCTCTTCTGAATCTGAGTTGGATATATCCAGTCCCAATGCTTCCCACGATGAGAGCCAGGCCAAGGATCAGGCTAACAGAGACTCAGATAAAGACCTATCTCTTCGGCCCAAACGCCGCCGCTGTCCTGAAACCTACAACTTCAACATGAAATGCCCAACTCCGGGTTGTAATTCCCTTG GCCACCTCACTGGGAAACATGAACGTCACTTTGCTGTCTCAGGGTGCCCTCTTTACCACAATCTTTCTGCTGACGAGTGCAAG GTGAAAGCCGTCAGTCGTGAGAAACAAGAGGAGGACGTAAAGGCACAGGAAGAAAGCAATGCACGTCATGCAACGCGTCACCAG ACACCGACACCAAAACAGAGCAGATACAAGGAGCAGGTAGTAGAgatgaggaaaggaaggaacTCTGGCCTACAGAAGGAGCAGAAAGAAAAGCACATG GAGCATCGGCAGGCACACGGCAACACCAGAGAGCCTCTGCTTGAGAACATCACGAGTGAATATGACTTGGAGCTGTTTAGGAAAGCCCAGGCCCGTGCATCGGAAGATTTG GAGAAGCTGCGTATCCAGGGTCAGATCACAGAGGGCAGTAACATGATCAAGACCATTGTGTttggccgttttgagctggacacCTGGTATCACTCGCCTTATCCTGAGGAATATGCGCGGCTCGGCCGCCTTTATGTGTGCGAGTTCTGCCTCAAGTACATGAAGAGCCAGACCATCCTCAGACGACACATG GCCAAGTGTGTGTGGAAGCATCCCCCAGGTGACGAGGTTTACAGAAAGGGCTCTACATCTGTGTTTGAAGTTGATGGCAAAAAGAATAAG ATCTACTGCCAGAACTTGTGTTTACTTGCCAAGCTTTTCTTGGACCACAAAACGCTTTACTACGACGTGGAGCCTTTTCTCTTCTACGTAATGACTGAGGCTGACAACACCGGCTGTCATTTAGTGGGCTATTTTTCTAAG GAGAAGAATTCTTTCCTGAACTACAACGTATCCTGTATCCTTACGATGCCACAGTACATGAGACAGGGCTTTGGGAAGATGCTCATAGACTTCA GTTATCTGCTGTCCAAAGTGGAGGAGAAGGTGGGCTCACCAGAGAGACCTCTGTCTGACCTGGGTCTCATCAGCTACCGCAGCTACTGGAAGGAAGTGCTGCTCAGATACATGTACAACTTTCAGGGCAAAGAAATCTCTATCAAAG aGATTAGTCAGGAAACTGCAGTCAACCCCGTGGACATCGTGAGCACCCTGCAGTCTCTGCAGATGCTCAAGTATTGGAAGGGAAAGCACTTGGTACTGAAGCGGCAG GATCTGATTGATGAGTGGAAAGCGAAGGAGATCAAACGAGGTAACAGCAACAAAACCATCGACCCAAGCTCGCTAAAATGGACCCCTCCCAAAGGGACATAA
- the si:ch211-131k2.2 gene encoding uncharacterized protein si:ch211-131k2.2 gives MDNWKIHLVVVTFCALVQTQRGLSSTAEERVPSKDSQRESMDTFLNNQLEGLMKRSKALRFYGLMGKRSVTRKPFQVNRRNKGEVFVGLMGRSISNRESLTRFIPSATTAATHAPEKPSEREGPQEWIRILY, from the exons ATGGATAACTGGAAAATCCATCTGGTTGTTGTGACTTTCTGTGCGCTGGTGCAAACCCAGCGAGGACTGTCGTCGACGGCAGAGGAGAGAGTGCCCTCCAAAGACTCGCAG AGGGAGTCAATGGACACATTTCTCAACAACCAGTTAGAAGGTCTGATGAAAAGATCTAAAGCCCTTCGCTTCTATGGACTCATGGGGAAGCGCTCAG tTACAAGGAAACCGTTTCAAGTAAATAGAC GAAATAAAGGAGAGGTGTTTGTGGGCCTGATGGGAAGGAGCATTTCCAACAGAG AGTCTTTAACCAGGTTTATTCCATCTGCAACAACCGCTGCAACTCACGCTCCGGAGAAACCATCCGAGCGAGAAG gGCCGCAGGAATGGATACGAATCCTGTACTAG